The following are encoded in a window of Rubellicoccus peritrichatus genomic DNA:
- the mgrA gene encoding L-glyceraldehyde 3-phosphate reductase, with amino-acid sequence MPHKANPERYSSMHYNRCGRSGLRLPRLSLGLWHNFGDVDVYTSIREILLSAFDRGITHIDLANNYGPPPGSAESNFGKVLKNDLGAYRDELVISTKAGYLMWPGPYGEWGSRKYLLASLDQSLKRMDIDYVDIFYSHRFDPDTPLEETMGALAHAVKSGKALYAGISNYSPEQTTEAARLLREMGAPCLIHQPVYNMLNRWIEDGLTKVLDEEGIGCIPFSPLAQGMLTKRYLKDIPEDSRAAKSHGFLKEKAVQDNLPKIKALNDIAEQRGQSLAAMALSWIMRLPQVTSVLIGASSVTQLDQNLEAINAAPLNETELDAIDIILK; translated from the coding sequence ATGCCTCACAAAGCCAACCCGGAACGTTACTCTTCAATGCATTACAACCGCTGCGGCCGATCAGGCCTCAGACTGCCACGCCTTTCGTTGGGCCTATGGCACAATTTCGGTGACGTTGATGTTTATACCAGTATTCGCGAGATTCTGCTGAGTGCTTTTGACCGTGGCATCACCCACATTGACCTGGCCAACAACTATGGTCCGCCTCCAGGTTCCGCCGAAAGCAACTTTGGGAAGGTGTTGAAGAACGACCTGGGAGCCTACCGTGATGAACTGGTCATATCGACCAAGGCTGGTTATCTCATGTGGCCTGGTCCATACGGCGAATGGGGCTCACGAAAGTATCTTCTGGCCAGTCTGGATCAGAGCCTGAAGCGCATGGATATCGATTACGTGGATATTTTCTATTCGCACCGGTTCGACCCTGATACACCATTGGAAGAAACCATGGGTGCTCTGGCCCATGCGGTTAAATCCGGCAAAGCGCTCTATGCAGGAATTTCGAATTATAGCCCCGAGCAAACAACTGAAGCAGCCCGCCTTCTACGTGAAATGGGAGCTCCCTGCCTGATACATCAACCCGTCTACAACATGCTCAACCGCTGGATTGAAGATGGTTTGACCAAAGTGCTGGACGAAGAAGGCATCGGATGCATTCCCTTTTCGCCATTGGCCCAGGGGATGCTGACGAAGCGCTACCTGAAAGACATCCCGGAAGACTCGCGCGCTGCCAAAAGCCATGGTTTCCTGAAGGAAAAAGCTGTTCAAGATAACCTTCCTAAGATCAAGGCATTAAATGACATCGCTGAACAACGCGGCCAGTCACTAGCGGCCATGGCACTGTCATGGATCATGCGCTTGCCCCAGGTAACCAGTGTCTTGATTGGCGCAAGTAGTGTCACCCAACTCGACCAAAACCTTGAAGCAATCAATGCCGCGCCATTAAACGAAACCGAACTGGACGCCATTGATATAATATTGAAGTAA
- a CDS encoding acetolactate synthase — protein sequence MGVDTLRSRGPEPVRQFSIFADNKVGRLSDIIMMLASKDIHIMSVCTIDTTDDSIIRLIVDYWEQARELFDQHGYGYSLTEVIVAEIFSEQQIKEVTCALVQAEINIHYIYPLLTRPHGKSGLVIRLEDNDLARDILTQKGIPVLDHSEIAR from the coding sequence ATGGGTGTTGATACGCTGCGCAGTCGTGGACCGGAACCGGTTCGTCAGTTTTCTATTTTTGCCGATAACAAGGTCGGTCGCTTGAGCGACATCATCATGATGTTGGCTTCCAAGGACATACACATTATGTCCGTTTGCACGATCGATACGACTGACGACTCGATTATTCGCCTGATTGTGGACTATTGGGAGCAGGCACGTGAGTTGTTTGATCAACATGGCTATGGTTATTCCCTGACAGAAGTGATTGTGGCTGAAATTTTTTCAGAGCAACAGATCAAGGAAGTCACCTGTGCGCTCGTTCAAGCTGAAATCAACATCCATTACATTTATCCCTTATTGACTCGTCCTCATGGTAAGAGCGGTCTTGTTATCCGGTTGGAGGATAATGATTTAGCCAGGGATATTCTGACGCAAAAGGGCATTCCTGTTTTGGATCATAGCGAAATTGCCCGGTAA
- a CDS encoding inositol monophosphatase family protein, with the protein MQKLKDFVEEVMLGSGEIIRRYWDDDTLVTKRKADDSPVTAADCEAELYIREMITKRFPDHGVIGEEFPDAAKDAEFVWIIDPIDGTKSFISHVPLFGTLLGLLHRGQPILGAINQPIIRELLIGDNESATLNGVRTSVRHVETFDEATFLTTDPELLLREDQYPGIRELYDSCRLKRTWGDCYGYFLLATGRADIMIDPVLAPWDLLPLIPVVRGAGGIITDLKGDDPVDGDSAVATSPGLHRKVIEVLGR; encoded by the coding sequence ATGCAGAAACTGAAGGACTTCGTTGAGGAGGTCATGCTGGGCAGCGGTGAGATCATTCGCCGATACTGGGATGACGATACGCTCGTCACGAAGCGCAAGGCTGATGATTCTCCGGTGACTGCAGCTGACTGCGAGGCAGAACTCTATATCCGCGAGATGATCACCAAGCGCTTTCCCGATCACGGTGTCATTGGGGAGGAATTCCCGGACGCTGCCAAGGATGCGGAGTTTGTCTGGATCATAGATCCAATTGATGGCACAAAGTCGTTTATCTCTCATGTTCCGCTTTTTGGAACTTTGCTTGGCCTTCTGCATCGGGGACAACCGATTCTGGGTGCGATTAACCAGCCAATCATTCGTGAGCTCTTAATTGGAGACAACGAATCGGCCACGCTCAATGGCGTCCGAACCTCCGTCCGGCATGTCGAAACGTTTGACGAGGCAACTTTCCTGACCACGGACCCTGAGCTCCTGCTTCGGGAGGATCAATACCCAGGCATCAGGGAGCTTTACGACTCCTGTCGCTTGAAACGAACCTGGGGCGATTGCTACGGATATTTCCTTTTGGCAACAGGGCGGGCCGACATCATGATCGATCCGGTTCTGGCACCATGGGACTTACTTCCACTTATCCCGGTCGTGCGGGGTGCCGGCGGGATCATTACTGATTTAAAAGGCGATGATCCGGTTGATGGTGATTCTGCAGTTGCAACTTCACCTGGACTGCATCGCAAAGTGATCGAGGTTTTGGGTCGGTAA
- a CDS encoding helix-turn-helix transcriptional regulator: protein MPEIPPQTLISQSNNIQHWNLLNLRLLWANQSEKSERDNWKRASAGPPTGAWLVLHGHCKVTQDGETVHADEGQWIFPRPGVRDQFFVPGTRVLSVGFLARWPQGVDLINNPRCQILAGKGCDELTQKAYDLVESMENLMGDSCEWQRARHWGDSLPVELHFEIGGLFQLWLACFIRVAEQHGARIERMTSKDSRVEAAIHAMEMSKNAQLIDWNSIQKSTGLSRRRIDELFRQETGLSLSAYFGNLQLKRISRELLDRRLQIKEIALAAGFNHTSSFSRWFRQHIGMTPSEYRNSDGETDPDAV, encoded by the coding sequence ATGCCCGAAATCCCGCCTCAAACACTCATTTCTCAAAGCAATAACATCCAGCACTGGAACTTACTCAATTTGAGACTCCTGTGGGCGAATCAGTCCGAAAAGAGCGAACGAGACAATTGGAAAAGAGCCAGTGCCGGGCCTCCGACGGGAGCGTGGCTCGTCCTTCATGGACATTGTAAGGTGACACAAGATGGTGAAACGGTTCATGCCGATGAAGGCCAATGGATTTTTCCCCGACCAGGAGTGCGCGACCAGTTCTTTGTCCCCGGCACACGGGTATTATCTGTCGGCTTCCTTGCCCGCTGGCCACAAGGGGTGGATCTGATCAATAACCCGCGCTGTCAGATACTGGCAGGCAAAGGGTGCGATGAACTCACTCAGAAAGCCTACGATCTGGTGGAAAGCATGGAAAACCTGATGGGCGATTCCTGCGAATGGCAACGGGCACGGCACTGGGGTGACTCATTGCCTGTGGAATTGCATTTCGAGATAGGAGGCCTCTTTCAGCTTTGGCTGGCATGCTTTATCCGTGTTGCCGAACAACACGGTGCCAGAATTGAGCGCATGACATCAAAAGATTCCCGGGTAGAAGCAGCCATTCACGCCATGGAAATGTCGAAGAATGCCCAGCTCATAGACTGGAACTCAATCCAGAAAAGCACCGGTTTATCCCGGCGGCGAATTGATGAGTTATTCCGACAGGAAACCGGCCTTTCGCTCAGCGCCTATTTTGGCAATCTACAACTGAAACGCATTTCGAGGGAGCTGCTGGACCGACGCTTGCAAATCAAGGAGATCGCCCTTGCTGCAGGCTTTAATCATACATCCAGCTTTTCGCGCTGGTTCCGTCAACATATAGGCATGACCCCATCAGAATACCGAAACTCAGACGGTGAAACGGACCCTGACGCAGTTTAA
- the lnt gene encoding apolipoprotein N-acyltransferase, producing MEIGATEKAEKRSSSFELAIGVLAAVISTLLYVSCFPPFDVAEAAYVFALPFLIWCFFKPRWKIYLLCAFLASWVSWFMILIWLRHIHPPWGWLATALLALLMTIAPLAWLSFVRWGLPRVINGAAWQRIIMMFGLAGFWILLEWLRSWLFTGFPWLPLSASQWQTPAMLQLAAWTGHYGISFVLIFLNLGLVFYGRSLVRQVKRRVQPKEPKPETESARRRFDTMGQNAKPLFGGLKFAFCPEFYLSLGMLMFCFSLYIFGFKERSEREPMFRAAAVQPWIPATLKWDPDQARNNLDILERQTEIAALLDPDVILWPEAATPFPILDNRDDGMLRWTERLVNTIDTNLLCGNLAILDGDLFNGVFWVRPEKGIFDEFYLKRHPVPFGEYTPFRDYLPFLDKVVPLANDIIAAEDATVIPIELNGQSWPVGFLICNEDIYPSLAREMALEGASWILVVTNDAWYGTEGGAYQHAANSVLRAVETRLPVVRCGNHGWTGWIDEFGQIRYVLTNGEGSIYFQGAGPMNLTRSTSLVGKQSFYVKHGDWFVALCGVFFIAAIIVSRLRAQKI from the coding sequence ATGGAAATCGGTGCCACGGAAAAGGCAGAAAAAAGAAGCAGCAGCTTTGAGCTGGCGATTGGCGTATTGGCAGCGGTGATCTCAACCTTGCTGTATGTCAGCTGCTTCCCTCCGTTCGATGTCGCCGAGGCAGCTTACGTCTTCGCCCTCCCCTTTCTGATCTGGTGCTTTTTCAAGCCGAGATGGAAGATTTATCTGCTCTGTGCTTTTCTGGCTTCATGGGTCTCGTGGTTCATGATCCTAATCTGGCTCCGACACATTCATCCGCCCTGGGGCTGGCTGGCCACAGCACTACTCGCCTTGCTGATGACCATTGCGCCCTTGGCCTGGCTTTCTTTCGTAAGATGGGGCCTGCCACGTGTGATCAATGGAGCAGCCTGGCAACGCATCATCATGATGTTCGGATTGGCAGGATTCTGGATTCTTCTGGAGTGGCTGCGAAGCTGGCTGTTCACCGGATTCCCCTGGCTCCCACTGTCGGCCAGCCAATGGCAAACTCCGGCAATGCTTCAGCTCGCAGCATGGACGGGACACTACGGCATTTCTTTTGTCCTGATCTTTCTTAACCTCGGGCTGGTCTTCTACGGACGTTCTTTAGTCAGGCAAGTGAAGCGGCGCGTTCAGCCAAAAGAACCAAAGCCCGAAACGGAGTCGGCACGACGGCGATTTGATACGATGGGGCAAAATGCCAAGCCACTTTTCGGCGGGCTCAAATTCGCGTTTTGCCCGGAGTTTTATCTTTCACTTGGAATGCTGATGTTTTGTTTCTCACTATACATCTTTGGCTTTAAAGAACGGTCCGAGCGAGAGCCGATGTTCCGTGCAGCAGCAGTCCAACCCTGGATTCCGGCAACGCTTAAGTGGGACCCTGATCAAGCCAGGAACAACCTCGATATCCTTGAACGCCAGACGGAAATCGCGGCATTGCTGGACCCGGATGTCATTCTCTGGCCCGAAGCCGCGACGCCATTCCCCATACTGGATAACCGTGATGACGGAATGCTTCGCTGGACAGAACGCCTGGTCAACACCATCGATACGAACTTGCTTTGCGGGAACCTTGCGATCCTCGACGGAGACCTTTTCAACGGCGTTTTCTGGGTTCGTCCGGAAAAAGGCATTTTCGATGAGTTCTACCTCAAACGCCACCCTGTTCCTTTTGGAGAGTACACGCCCTTTCGGGACTACCTGCCGTTTTTAGATAAAGTTGTGCCTTTGGCGAATGACATCATCGCAGCCGAAGATGCAACCGTCATCCCAATCGAACTGAACGGTCAATCGTGGCCCGTGGGCTTCCTGATTTGCAACGAAGACATCTACCCCAGTCTTGCCAGGGAGATGGCCCTGGAAGGTGCCTCCTGGATTCTGGTGGTAACCAATGACGCATGGTACGGCACAGAAGGCGGAGCTTATCAGCATGCGGCAAACTCTGTATTACGGGCAGTTGAGACGCGTCTCCCAGTGGTACGATGTGGCAATCATGGATGGACCGGATGGATTGATGAGTTTGGTCAGATCCGCTATGTTCTAACAAATGGAGAAGGCTCCATATACTTCCAGGGAGCCGGCCCGATGAATCTCACCCGCTCAACGTCCCTCGTCGGCAAGCAAAGCTTTTATGTAAAACACGGGGACTGGTTTGTCGCCTTATGTGGTGTGTTCTTTATCGCAGCGATAATAGTGAGCAGATTGAGGGCGCAGAAAATCTAA
- a CDS encoding PEP-CTERM sorting domain-containing protein, with protein sequence MKRYSILLMLVASALTVNAQIIYQEDFDGDTSDLNGTAPNIAPGSEVWQGASSFKQDGSISGGDSSIFLPLTLDVNTTYELTLGFDMTLNNGSTSWFALGFSSDAATPSTRNFANTGTDSRDWFLVRQNGNTVAFGGIAATNKWFDSGSTAPGPVAIGTGMQMTTTLTTGATLADSSISMAVIDANSATYVLDLDDGSAATSRNVDASSLTYIGISEIAVVGSLNSFTFAAIPEPSTYALLASLLGLAVITLRRRRNY encoded by the coding sequence ATGAAAAGATACTCTATTTTATTAATGCTGGTCGCATCAGCGCTGACCGTGAATGCCCAGATTATTTACCAGGAAGATTTCGATGGCGATACAAGTGACCTTAATGGCACGGCTCCAAATATTGCTCCGGGTTCTGAGGTCTGGCAGGGTGCCTCAAGTTTTAAGCAAGACGGTTCCATCTCTGGTGGAGATTCATCCATCTTTTTACCGCTCACTTTGGATGTCAATACGACCTATGAGTTGACGCTGGGCTTTGATATGACGCTCAATAATGGATCGACATCCTGGTTTGCTCTTGGCTTTTCCTCTGATGCAGCAACTCCAAGCACGCGGAACTTTGCCAACACCGGGACTGACTCCCGGGATTGGTTCCTCGTTCGCCAGAATGGGAATACAGTCGCGTTTGGTGGTATCGCGGCGACGAACAAATGGTTTGATAGTGGATCAACTGCGCCTGGTCCTGTTGCGATTGGCACCGGCATGCAAATGACCACAACTCTGACGACAGGAGCAACCTTGGCCGATAGCTCAATCAGCATGGCTGTAATAGATGCAAACTCGGCTACCTACGTGCTCGATCTCGATGATGGATCAGCAGCTACTTCCAGGAATGTTGATGCATCATCACTCACCTACATCGGTATTTCAGAAATCGCTGTCGTTGGGAGCCTGAACAGCTTTACCTTTGCGGCTATTCCCGAGCCGTCAACTTATGCTTTACTGGCGAGCCTTCTTGGCTTGGCAGTGATTACACTACGACGTCGTCGTAACTACTAA
- a CDS encoding response regulator gives MEKILFAIFGILLLGIGGWLLWRLLGSSKTKESEVEKFEPLGDTPVAAPVGGLLGDVASGPSEEVTVFGETPISSASTGETAPQSPQSESAYESAEPVSEEVATSASMPAAVAPPPSVKAAPEKKLTQSDDILFATLSHELRTPLNGILGMIQLMRSELQDERMGVVEAGARHMLSLLENLVNLKKVQEGKLEEYREWVSPKEIAEELRKNLRFRAESRGLDLVVDHDENPNARVRADRAQLVSIFENLILASLEKSEVISRDENEQLSLKWRVSGEEMSLEIKNPLELYTKERLEKTENIFSDRTGDAQPRILIETLLWAVANGLIERSNGSLNFIEVPSGGVVTKAAFTFEQMNVSSNLTRAPMGNLSLRKDKDSLSGMNESLHILIAEDDPLNQRVLSYMLKKMGHRFTVSNNGQEAVEAVKADESIEMVLMDIDMPIVDGVGATQALRNGDAGPHGKTIPITAVTAFSSTTNQGQFRRSGMDFFIAKPISTETLRAVIWEVVSQRRQKVS, from the coding sequence ATGGAAAAAATCCTTTTCGCAATTTTTGGCATTCTTCTGCTTGGAATTGGTGGCTGGTTGCTCTGGAGGCTCTTGGGATCATCCAAGACTAAGGAAAGCGAAGTCGAGAAGTTCGAACCCCTGGGCGATACACCGGTTGCTGCACCAGTAGGTGGACTGCTTGGCGATGTCGCCAGTGGCCCATCAGAAGAAGTCACCGTTTTTGGAGAAACCCCTATTTCATCTGCGTCAACAGGCGAGACGGCACCCCAATCTCCACAATCTGAATCCGCTTATGAGTCTGCTGAACCCGTTTCTGAGGAAGTGGCAACCTCGGCTTCCATGCCGGCGGCAGTGGCACCACCTCCATCAGTTAAGGCAGCCCCTGAAAAGAAGTTGACTCAGTCAGACGATATTCTTTTTGCAACATTGTCCCACGAGCTGAGAACGCCACTCAATGGGATTCTTGGCATGATCCAATTGATGCGTTCTGAGTTACAGGATGAGCGGATGGGCGTGGTTGAGGCTGGTGCCCGGCATATGCTCTCACTCCTTGAGAACTTGGTTAACCTGAAAAAAGTCCAGGAAGGTAAACTCGAAGAATATCGCGAATGGGTTAGCCCAAAGGAGATTGCTGAAGAATTGAGGAAAAACCTGCGCTTCCGCGCTGAATCGCGTGGCTTGGATTTGGTTGTCGACCATGATGAGAACCCCAATGCACGTGTGCGGGCTGACCGTGCGCAATTGGTATCCATTTTTGAGAATCTTATTTTGGCTTCATTGGAAAAGAGTGAGGTCATATCCCGTGACGAAAACGAGCAGCTGTCTTTAAAGTGGCGGGTGAGTGGTGAGGAGATGTCTCTCGAAATCAAAAACCCTCTGGAGCTTTATACAAAAGAACGTTTAGAGAAAACAGAGAACATTTTCTCAGATCGCACCGGAGATGCGCAGCCACGTATTTTGATTGAAACCCTGCTTTGGGCTGTTGCCAATGGCTTAATCGAGCGCAGCAATGGGTCGTTGAATTTCATCGAAGTTCCATCAGGTGGAGTCGTAACGAAAGCTGCCTTTACTTTTGAGCAGATGAATGTTTCGAGCAATCTGACCCGTGCTCCTATGGGCAACCTTAGCCTTCGCAAGGATAAGGACTCACTTTCAGGCATGAATGAGAGTCTTCACATCCTGATTGCTGAGGATGACCCACTCAATCAAAGGGTGCTGAGCTATATGCTTAAGAAGATGGGGCATCGCTTCACTGTCAGCAACAATGGTCAGGAGGCTGTTGAAGCGGTTAAGGCCGATGAAAGCATAGAAATGGTCTTGATGGATATTGATATGCCGATTGTTGACGGAGTGGGGGCAACTCAAGCTTTGAGGAACGGTGATGCAGGCCCTCACGGCAAAACCATTCCGATTACTGCTGTAACTGCCTTCAGTAGTACTACAAATCAAGGGCAATTCCGAAGATCCGGTATGGATTTCTTTATTGCCAAACCAATTTCAACTGAGACTCTAAGGGCTGTAATATGGGAAGTTGTAAGTCAACGCCGCCAGAAGGTATCTTAG
- a CDS encoding alpha/beta hydrolase: MFQSQPAQAREHPITPNESAVFKETQQGDLKLNIFKPKEESTSPRPAIVFFFGGGWYGGNPGQFFPHAELLAKHGIVGLTAEYRVEKRHGTDPRKSVEDGKSAMRWIRAHANELGVDPNQIIAGGGSAGGHVAATTAFITDFDSPNDDLTVSPVPNALVLFNPVVDNGPDGYGYDRVKDYWEAFSPMHNIGENPPPTVFMLGTKDELIPVSVAENFKKGIEENGGICEVHLYEDQPHGFFNFSNRENYNATTAHMLAFLKAHGFIE; this comes from the coding sequence ATGTTTCAAAGTCAACCAGCACAAGCCCGGGAACACCCAATAACACCAAATGAATCAGCCGTTTTCAAAGAGACTCAACAAGGTGATCTAAAACTAAACATTTTTAAACCCAAAGAGGAGTCGACAAGTCCGAGACCTGCAATCGTCTTCTTCTTTGGAGGCGGTTGGTATGGCGGCAATCCTGGCCAGTTTTTCCCACATGCTGAACTGCTTGCGAAACATGGGATCGTTGGTCTAACAGCCGAATACCGGGTCGAAAAAAGACATGGGACAGATCCCCGGAAATCAGTTGAAGACGGAAAGTCTGCCATGCGTTGGATCCGGGCTCATGCAAATGAGCTTGGCGTAGACCCCAATCAGATAATTGCTGGCGGTGGATCAGCTGGTGGGCATGTTGCAGCAACCACTGCATTCATCACAGATTTTGATTCACCTAACGATGACCTCACAGTCAGTCCTGTCCCTAACGCACTCGTGCTTTTCAATCCTGTAGTCGATAATGGTCCCGACGGTTATGGATATGACAGAGTGAAAGACTATTGGGAGGCATTCTCCCCCATGCATAACATTGGCGAAAACCCTCCTCCCACAGTCTTCATGCTGGGAACCAAGGATGAGCTCATTCCGGTTTCAGTCGCAGAAAATTTCAAGAAAGGCATCGAAGAAAATGGAGGTATCTGCGAAGTCCACCTCTACGAAGATCAACCCCATGGTTTCTTCAATTTCAGCAATCGGGAGAACTACAACGCTACGACCGCACACATGTTAGCATTCCTGAAAGCTCATGGTTTTATTGAGTGA